Proteins encoded by one window of Pecten maximus chromosome 15, xPecMax1.1, whole genome shotgun sequence:
- the LOC117344253 gene encoding kielin/chordin-like protein isoform X5, producing the protein MKTLLLLCILPWFSVYARESCTYHGKKYHDGKQFPAVDGFDTCKCLHGTVVCTESVSERDINDSRKKSCTYDGKKYHDGKQFPAVDGFDTCKCLHGTVVCTESVSERDINDSRKKSCTYDGKKYHDGKQFPAVDGFDTCKCLHGTVVCTESVSERDVNDSRKKSCTYDGKKYHDGKQFPAVDGFDTCKCLHGTVVCTESVSERDINDSKKKSCTYDGKKYHDGKQFPAVDGFDTCKCLHGTVVCTESVSERDINDSRKKSCTYDGKKYHDGKQFPAVDGFDTCKCLHGTVVCTESVSERDINDSRKNSCTYDGKKYHDGKQFPAVDGFDTCKCLHGTVVCTESVSERDINDSRKKSCTYDGKKYHDGKQFPAVDGFDTCKCLHGTVVCTESVSERDVNDSRKKSCTYDGKKYHDGKQFPAVDGFDTCKCLHGTVVCTESVSERDVNDSRKKSCTYDGKKYHDGKQFPAVDGFDTCKCLHGTVVCTESVSERDINDSRKKSCTYDGKKYHDGKQFPAVDGFDTCKCLHGTVVCTESADITVRDAGVCLYYGAQYANGDKFNATDGCNTCSCDNGAVGCTFMVCNGGVNSKTCVYNGTVYKAGDSFLSLDGCNTCSCDNGGMVSCTEMFCQRPVNEPTCSYYGNTFQDGHSFTSADGCNTCTCNAGKVSCTIEPCVGNVPNGNGAACVDHGTVYSSGQSFVSGDGCNDCVCFNSQVICTQKTCAPGYTTPDPNHCQANGVTYKPDETWPAPDGCNHCFCSRGGVVGCTQMFCLVGRDLDQTDTCMYNGQEIKVGDSVLAKDNCNHCFCGRGGAVGCTEMFCLGPVGRDLPTTQPETTTFDLFNGGQTGGCHYEGRVYWAGASWQTVDGCNSCFCSAHGGALCTDAVCDFKSINEREVTTCTYHGKTYNVHDSFPDVDGCNTCWCSNLGDALCSKLWHCTFHTLPGENGN; encoded by the exons ATGAAGACTTTATTACTTCTGTGTATACTGCCATGGTTCTCCGTGTATGCcagag AGAGCTGTACATACCACGGGAAGAAATACCACGACGGTAAACAATTCCCCGCCGTGGACGGGTTTGACACGTGTAAATGTCTCCACGGAACTGTGGTCTGTACGGAAAGTGTCTCCGAACGGGACATCAACGACAGCAGGAAAA AGAGCTGTACATACGACGGGAAGAAATACCACGACGGCAAACAATTCCCCGCCGTGGACGGGTTTGACACGTGTAAATGTCTCCACGGAACTGTGGTCTGTACGGAAAGTGTCTCCGAACGGGACATCAACGACAGCAGGAAAA aGAGCTGTACATACGACGGGAAGAAATACCATGACGGCAAACAATTCCCCGCCGTGGACGGGTTTGACACGTGTAAATGTCTCCACGGAACTGTAGTCTGTACGGAAAGTGTCTCCGAACGGGATGTCAACGACAGCAGGAAAA AAAGTTGTACCTATGACGGAAAGAAATACCATGATGGTAAACAATTCCCCGCCGTGGACGGGTTTGACACGTGTAAGTGTCTCCACGGAACTGTGGTCTGTACGGAGAGTGTCTCCGAACGGGACATCAACGACAGCAAGAAAA AGAGCTGTACATACGACGGGAAGAAATACCACGATGGTAAACAATTCCCCGCCGTGGACGGGTTTGATACGTGTAAATGTCTCCACGGAACTGTGGTCTGTACAGAAAGTGTCTCCGAACGGGACATCAACGACAGCAGGAAAA agAGCTGTACATACGACGGAAAGAAATACCACGACGGTAAACAATTCCCCGCCGTGGACGGGTTTGACACGTGTAAATGTCTCCACGGAACTGTGGTCTGTACGGAAAGTGTCTCCGAACGGGACATCAACGACAGCAGGAAAA ATAGCTGTACATACGACGGGAAGAAATACCACGACGGTAAACAATTCCCCGCCGTGGACGGGTTTGACACGTGTAAATGTCTCCACGGAACTGTGGTCTGTACGGAAAGTGTCTCCGAACGGGACATCAACGACAGCAGGAAAA agAGCTGTACATACGACGGGAAGAAATACCACGACGGCAAACAATTCCCCGCCGTGGACGGGTTTGACACGTGTAAATGTCTCCACGGAACTGTGGTCTGTACGGAAAGTGTCTCCGAACGGGATGTCAACGACAGCAGGAAAA AGAGCTGTACATACGACGGGAAGAAATACCACGACGGCAAACAATTCCCCGCCGTGGACGGGTTTGACACGTGTAAATGTCTCCACGGAACTGTGGTCTGTACGGAAAGTGTCTCCGAACGGGATGTCAACGACAGCAGGAAAA AGAGCTGTACATACGACGGGAAGAAATACCACGACGGCAAACAATTCCCCGCCGTGGACGGGTTTGACACGTGTAAATGTCTCCACGGAACTGTGGTCTGTACGGAAAGTGTCTCCGAACGGGACATCAACGACAGCAGGAAAA AGAGCTGTACATACGACGGAAAGAAATACCACGACGGTAAACAATTCCCCGCCGTGGACGGGTTTGACACGTGTAAATGTCTCCACGGAACTGTGGTCTGTACGGAAAGTGCTGACATAACAGTAAGAGATGCAG GCGTGTGTTTGTACTATGGAGCCCAGTATGCGAATGGCGATAAATTTAACGCAACGGATGGCTGTAACACTTGCTCGTGTGATAACGGTGCGGTTGGGTGTACATTCATGGTGTGTAACG GTGGTGTGAACAGCAAGACGTGTGTGTACAATGGGACTGTCTATAAGGCGGGGGATAGCTTCCTCTCCTTGGACGGATGTAACACTTGTAGCTGTGATAATGGCGGCATGGTCTCTTGTACCGAAATGTTTTGTCAGAGACCAGTGAATG AACCAACTTGCTCATACTACGGAAACACATTCCAAGACGGACATAGCTTTACTTCCGCTGATGGCTGCAACACGTGCACGTGCAATGCTGGGAAAGTGTCATGCACCATTGAACCGTGCGTAGGAAACGTACCGAACGGCAACGGAG CGGCCTGTGTTGACCACGGAACCGTCTATTCTAGTGGACAATCATTTGTATCAGGCGACGGATGTAACGACTGCGTCTGCTTCAACAGTCAAGTTATCTGTACACAGAAAACGTGCGCCCCCGGTTACACCACACCAGATCCAA ATCACTGCCAGGCTAATGGTGTAACATACAAACCAGACGAGACGTGGCCGGCGCCCGACGGTTGTAATCACTGTTTCTGTTCACGTGGAGGTGTGGTAGGGTGTACCCAGATGTTCTGTCTCGTCGGAC GTGACCTAGATCAGACTGACACCTGTATGTACAACGGACAGGAGATAAAGGTCGGAGACAGTGTTCTCGCCAAAGACAACTGTAACCACTGTTTCTGTGGGCGTGGTGGTGCTGTCGGCTGTACCGAGATGTTTTGTTTGGGACCAGTCGGAC GTGACTTACCCACCACTCAGCCAGAAACGACAACATTTGACCTCTTTAATGGCGGACAGACAGGAGGATGTCACTACGAAGGCCGTGTGTACTGGGCGGGTGCCAGCTGGCAAACTGTGGACGGGTGCAACTCCTGCTTCTGTTCGGCCCATGGTGGAGCGCTGTGCACCGATGCTGTTTGTGACTTCAAATCAATCAACGAACGCGAGGTGACCACATGCACGTACCACGGAAAGACGTACAACGTACACGATAGTTTCCCGGATGTAGATGGCTGTAACACGTGCTGGTGTTCTAATCTCGGCGATGCCCTGTGTTCGAAACTTTGGCATTGTACATTCCACACTCTTCCAGGGGAAAATGGAAACtaa
- the LOC117344253 gene encoding kielin/chordin-like protein isoform X2 — protein MKTLLLLCILPWFSVYARESCTYHGKKYHDGKQFPAVDGFDTCKCLHGTVVCTESVSERDINDSRKKSCTYDGKKYHDGKQFPAVDGFDTCKCLHGTVVCTESVSERDINDSRKKSCTYDGKKYHDGKQFPAVDGFDTCKCLHGTVVCTESVSERDVNDSRKKSCTYDGKKYHDGKQFPAVDGFDTCKCLHGTVVCTESVSERDINDSRKKSCTYDGKKYHDGKQFPAVDGFDTCKCLHGTVVCTESVSERDINDSRKNSCTYDGKKYHDGKQFPAVDGFDTCKCLHGTVVCTESVSERDINDSRKKSCTYDGKKYHDGKQFPAVDGFDTCKCLHGTVVCTESVSERDVNDSRKKSCTYDGKKYHDGKQFPAVDGFDTCKCLHGTVVCTESVSERDVNDSRKKSCTYDGKKYHDGKQFPAVDGFDTCKCLHGTVVCTESVSERDINDSRKKSCTYDGKKYHDGKQFPAVDGFDTCKCLHGTVVCTESVSERDVNDSRKKSCTYDGKKYHDGKQFPAVDGFDTCKCLHGTVVCTESVSERDVNDSRKKSCTYDGKKYHDGKQFPAVDGFDTCKCLHGTVVCTESADITVRDAGVCLYYGAQYANGDKFNATDGCNTCSCDNGAVGCTFMVCNGGVNSKTCVYNGTVYKAGDSFLSLDGCNTCSCDNGGMVSCTEMFCQRPVNEPTCSYYGNTFQDGHSFTSADGCNTCTCNAGKVSCTIEPCVGNVPNGNGAACVDHGTVYSSGQSFVSGDGCNDCVCFNSQVICTQKTCAPGYTTPDPNHCQANGVTYKPDETWPAPDGCNHCFCSRGGVVGCTQMFCLVGRDLDQTDTCMYNGQEIKVGDSVLAKDNCNHCFCGRGGAVGCTEMFCLGPVGRDLPTTQPETTTFDLFNGGQTGGCHYEGRVYWAGASWQTVDGCNSCFCSAHGGALCTDAVCDFKSINEREVTTCTYHGKTYNVHDSFPDVDGCNTCWCSNLGDALCSKLWHCTFHTLPGENGN, from the exons ATGAAGACTTTATTACTTCTGTGTATACTGCCATGGTTCTCCGTGTATGCcagag AGAGCTGTACATACCACGGGAAGAAATACCACGACGGTAAACAATTCCCCGCCGTGGACGGGTTTGACACGTGTAAATGTCTCCACGGAACTGTGGTCTGTACGGAAAGTGTCTCCGAACGGGACATCAACGACAGCAGGAAAA AGAGCTGTACATACGACGGGAAGAAATACCACGACGGCAAACAATTCCCCGCCGTGGACGGGTTTGACACGTGTAAATGTCTCCACGGAACTGTGGTCTGTACGGAAAGTGTCTCCGAACGGGACATCAACGACAGCAGGAAAA aGAGCTGTACATACGACGGGAAGAAATACCATGACGGCAAACAATTCCCCGCCGTGGACGGGTTTGACACGTGTAAATGTCTCCACGGAACTGTAGTCTGTACGGAAAGTGTCTCCGAACGGGATGTCAACGACAGCAGGAAAA AGAGCTGTACATACGACGGGAAGAAATACCACGATGGTAAACAATTCCCCGCCGTGGACGGGTTTGATACGTGTAAATGTCTCCACGGAACTGTGGTCTGTACAGAAAGTGTCTCCGAACGGGACATCAACGACAGCAGGAAAA agAGCTGTACATACGACGGAAAGAAATACCACGACGGTAAACAATTCCCCGCCGTGGACGGGTTTGACACGTGTAAATGTCTCCACGGAACTGTGGTCTGTACGGAAAGTGTCTCCGAACGGGACATCAACGACAGCAGGAAAA ATAGCTGTACATACGACGGGAAGAAATACCACGACGGTAAACAATTCCCCGCCGTGGACGGGTTTGACACGTGTAAATGTCTCCACGGAACTGTGGTCTGTACGGAAAGTGTCTCCGAACGGGACATCAACGACAGCAGGAAAA agAGCTGTACATACGACGGGAAGAAATACCACGACGGCAAACAATTCCCCGCCGTGGACGGGTTTGACACGTGTAAATGTCTCCACGGAACTGTGGTCTGTACGGAAAGTGTCTCCGAACGGGATGTCAACGACAGCAGGAAAA AGAGCTGTACATACGACGGGAAGAAATACCACGACGGCAAACAATTCCCCGCCGTGGACGGGTTTGACACGTGTAAATGTCTCCACGGAACTGTGGTCTGTACGGAAAGTGTCTCCGAACGGGATGTCAACGACAGCAGGAAAA AGAGCTGTACATACGACGGGAAGAAATACCACGACGGCAAACAATTCCCCGCCGTGGACGGGTTTGACACGTGTAAATGTCTCCACGGAACTGTGGTCTGTACGGAAAGTGTCTCCGAACGGGACATCAACGACAGCAGGAAAA agAGCTGTACATACGACGGCAAGAAATACCATGATGGTAAACAATTCCCCGCCGTGGACGGGTTTGACACGTGTAAATGTCTCCACGGAACTGTGGTCTGTACGGAAAGTGTCTCCGAACGGGATGTCAACGACAGCAGGAAAA agAGCTGTACATACGACGGAAAGAAATACCACGACGGTAAACAATTCCCCGCCGTGGACGGGTTTGACACGTGTAAATGTCTCCACGGAACTGTGGTCTGTACGGAAAGTGTCTCCGAACGGGATGTCAACGACAGCAGGAAAA AGAGCTGTACATACGACGGAAAGAAATACCACGACGGTAAACAATTCCCCGCCGTGGACGGGTTTGACACGTGTAAATGTCTCCACGGAACTGTGGTCTGTACGGAAAGTGCTGACATAACAGTAAGAGATGCAG GCGTGTGTTTGTACTATGGAGCCCAGTATGCGAATGGCGATAAATTTAACGCAACGGATGGCTGTAACACTTGCTCGTGTGATAACGGTGCGGTTGGGTGTACATTCATGGTGTGTAACG GTGGTGTGAACAGCAAGACGTGTGTGTACAATGGGACTGTCTATAAGGCGGGGGATAGCTTCCTCTCCTTGGACGGATGTAACACTTGTAGCTGTGATAATGGCGGCATGGTCTCTTGTACCGAAATGTTTTGTCAGAGACCAGTGAATG AACCAACTTGCTCATACTACGGAAACACATTCCAAGACGGACATAGCTTTACTTCCGCTGATGGCTGCAACACGTGCACGTGCAATGCTGGGAAAGTGTCATGCACCATTGAACCGTGCGTAGGAAACGTACCGAACGGCAACGGAG CGGCCTGTGTTGACCACGGAACCGTCTATTCTAGTGGACAATCATTTGTATCAGGCGACGGATGTAACGACTGCGTCTGCTTCAACAGTCAAGTTATCTGTACACAGAAAACGTGCGCCCCCGGTTACACCACACCAGATCCAA ATCACTGCCAGGCTAATGGTGTAACATACAAACCAGACGAGACGTGGCCGGCGCCCGACGGTTGTAATCACTGTTTCTGTTCACGTGGAGGTGTGGTAGGGTGTACCCAGATGTTCTGTCTCGTCGGAC GTGACCTAGATCAGACTGACACCTGTATGTACAACGGACAGGAGATAAAGGTCGGAGACAGTGTTCTCGCCAAAGACAACTGTAACCACTGTTTCTGTGGGCGTGGTGGTGCTGTCGGCTGTACCGAGATGTTTTGTTTGGGACCAGTCGGAC GTGACTTACCCACCACTCAGCCAGAAACGACAACATTTGACCTCTTTAATGGCGGACAGACAGGAGGATGTCACTACGAAGGCCGTGTGTACTGGGCGGGTGCCAGCTGGCAAACTGTGGACGGGTGCAACTCCTGCTTCTGTTCGGCCCATGGTGGAGCGCTGTGCACCGATGCTGTTTGTGACTTCAAATCAATCAACGAACGCGAGGTGACCACATGCACGTACCACGGAAAGACGTACAACGTACACGATAGTTTCCCGGATGTAGATGGCTGTAACACGTGCTGGTGTTCTAATCTCGGCGATGCCCTGTGTTCGAAACTTTGGCATTGTACATTCCACACTCTTCCAGGGGAAAATGGAAACtaa
- the LOC117344253 gene encoding kielin/chordin-like protein isoform X6: protein MKTLLLLCILPWFSVYARESCTYHGKKYHDGKQFPAVDGFDTCKCLHGTVVCTESVSERDINDSRKKSCTYDGKKYHDGKQFPAVDGFDTCKCLHGTVVCTESVSERDINDSRKKSCTYDGKKYHDGKQFPAVDGFDTCKCLHGTVVCTESVSERDVNDSRKKSCTYDGKKYHDGKQFPAVDGFDTCKCLHGTVVCTESVSERDINDSRKNSCTYDGKKYHDGKQFPAVDGFDTCKCLHGTVVCTESVSERDINDSRKKSCTYDGKKYHDGKQFPAVDGFDTCKCLHGTVVCTESVSERDVNDSRKKSCTYDGKKYHDGKQFPAVDGFDTCKCLHGTVVCTESVSERDVNDSRKKSCTYDGKKYHDGKQFPAVDGFDTCKCLHGTVVCTESVSERDINDSRKKSCTYDGKKYHDGKQFPAVDGFDTCKCLHGTVVCTESVSERDVNDSRKKSCTYDGKKYHDGKQFPAVDGFDTCKCLHGTVVCTESVSERDVNDSRKKSCTYDGKKYHDGKQFPAVDGFDTCKCLHGTVVCTESADITVRDAGVCLYYGAQYANGDKFNATDGCNTCSCDNGAVGCTFMVCNGGVNSKTCVYNGTVYKAGDSFLSLDGCNTCSCDNGGMVSCTEMFCQRPVNEPTCSYYGNTFQDGHSFTSADGCNTCTCNAGKVSCTIEPCVGNVPNGNGAACVDHGTVYSSGQSFVSGDGCNDCVCFNSQVICTQKTCAPGYTTPDPNHCQANGVTYKPDETWPAPDGCNHCFCSRGGVVGCTQMFCLVGRDLDQTDTCMYNGQEIKVGDSVLAKDNCNHCFCGRGGAVGCTEMFCLGPVGRDLPTTQPETTTFDLFNGGQTGGCHYEGRVYWAGASWQTVDGCNSCFCSAHGGALCTDAVCDFKSINEREVTTCTYHGKTYNVHDSFPDVDGCNTCWCSNLGDALCSKLWHCTFHTLPGENGN, encoded by the exons ATGAAGACTTTATTACTTCTGTGTATACTGCCATGGTTCTCCGTGTATGCcagag AGAGCTGTACATACCACGGGAAGAAATACCACGACGGTAAACAATTCCCCGCCGTGGACGGGTTTGACACGTGTAAATGTCTCCACGGAACTGTGGTCTGTACGGAAAGTGTCTCCGAACGGGACATCAACGACAGCAGGAAAA AGAGCTGTACATACGACGGGAAGAAATACCACGACGGCAAACAATTCCCCGCCGTGGACGGGTTTGACACGTGTAAATGTCTCCACGGAACTGTGGTCTGTACGGAAAGTGTCTCCGAACGGGACATCAACGACAGCAGGAAAA aGAGCTGTACATACGACGGGAAGAAATACCATGACGGCAAACAATTCCCCGCCGTGGACGGGTTTGACACGTGTAAATGTCTCCACGGAACTGTAGTCTGTACGGAAAGTGTCTCCGAACGGGATGTCAACGACAGCAGGAAAA agAGCTGTACATACGACGGAAAGAAATACCACGACGGTAAACAATTCCCCGCCGTGGACGGGTTTGACACGTGTAAATGTCTCCACGGAACTGTGGTCTGTACGGAAAGTGTCTCCGAACGGGACATCAACGACAGCAGGAAAA ATAGCTGTACATACGACGGGAAGAAATACCACGACGGTAAACAATTCCCCGCCGTGGACGGGTTTGACACGTGTAAATGTCTCCACGGAACTGTGGTCTGTACGGAAAGTGTCTCCGAACGGGACATCAACGACAGCAGGAAAA agAGCTGTACATACGACGGGAAGAAATACCACGACGGCAAACAATTCCCCGCCGTGGACGGGTTTGACACGTGTAAATGTCTCCACGGAACTGTGGTCTGTACGGAAAGTGTCTCCGAACGGGATGTCAACGACAGCAGGAAAA AGAGCTGTACATACGACGGGAAGAAATACCACGACGGCAAACAATTCCCCGCCGTGGACGGGTTTGACACGTGTAAATGTCTCCACGGAACTGTGGTCTGTACGGAAAGTGTCTCCGAACGGGATGTCAACGACAGCAGGAAAA AGAGCTGTACATACGACGGGAAGAAATACCACGACGGCAAACAATTCCCCGCCGTGGACGGGTTTGACACGTGTAAATGTCTCCACGGAACTGTGGTCTGTACGGAAAGTGTCTCCGAACGGGACATCAACGACAGCAGGAAAA agAGCTGTACATACGACGGCAAGAAATACCATGATGGTAAACAATTCCCCGCCGTGGACGGGTTTGACACGTGTAAATGTCTCCACGGAACTGTGGTCTGTACGGAAAGTGTCTCCGAACGGGATGTCAACGACAGCAGGAAAA agAGCTGTACATACGACGGAAAGAAATACCACGACGGTAAACAATTCCCCGCCGTGGACGGGTTTGACACGTGTAAATGTCTCCACGGAACTGTGGTCTGTACGGAAAGTGTCTCCGAACGGGATGTCAACGACAGCAGGAAAA AGAGCTGTACATACGACGGAAAGAAATACCACGACGGTAAACAATTCCCCGCCGTGGACGGGTTTGACACGTGTAAATGTCTCCACGGAACTGTGGTCTGTACGGAAAGTGCTGACATAACAGTAAGAGATGCAG GCGTGTGTTTGTACTATGGAGCCCAGTATGCGAATGGCGATAAATTTAACGCAACGGATGGCTGTAACACTTGCTCGTGTGATAACGGTGCGGTTGGGTGTACATTCATGGTGTGTAACG GTGGTGTGAACAGCAAGACGTGTGTGTACAATGGGACTGTCTATAAGGCGGGGGATAGCTTCCTCTCCTTGGACGGATGTAACACTTGTAGCTGTGATAATGGCGGCATGGTCTCTTGTACCGAAATGTTTTGTCAGAGACCAGTGAATG AACCAACTTGCTCATACTACGGAAACACATTCCAAGACGGACATAGCTTTACTTCCGCTGATGGCTGCAACACGTGCACGTGCAATGCTGGGAAAGTGTCATGCACCATTGAACCGTGCGTAGGAAACGTACCGAACGGCAACGGAG CGGCCTGTGTTGACCACGGAACCGTCTATTCTAGTGGACAATCATTTGTATCAGGCGACGGATGTAACGACTGCGTCTGCTTCAACAGTCAAGTTATCTGTACACAGAAAACGTGCGCCCCCGGTTACACCACACCAGATCCAA ATCACTGCCAGGCTAATGGTGTAACATACAAACCAGACGAGACGTGGCCGGCGCCCGACGGTTGTAATCACTGTTTCTGTTCACGTGGAGGTGTGGTAGGGTGTACCCAGATGTTCTGTCTCGTCGGAC GTGACCTAGATCAGACTGACACCTGTATGTACAACGGACAGGAGATAAAGGTCGGAGACAGTGTTCTCGCCAAAGACAACTGTAACCACTGTTTCTGTGGGCGTGGTGGTGCTGTCGGCTGTACCGAGATGTTTTGTTTGGGACCAGTCGGAC GTGACTTACCCACCACTCAGCCAGAAACGACAACATTTGACCTCTTTAATGGCGGACAGACAGGAGGATGTCACTACGAAGGCCGTGTGTACTGGGCGGGTGCCAGCTGGCAAACTGTGGACGGGTGCAACTCCTGCTTCTGTTCGGCCCATGGTGGAGCGCTGTGCACCGATGCTGTTTGTGACTTCAAATCAATCAACGAACGCGAGGTGACCACATGCACGTACCACGGAAAGACGTACAACGTACACGATAGTTTCCCGGATGTAGATGGCTGTAACACGTGCTGGTGTTCTAATCTCGGCGATGCCCTGTGTTCGAAACTTTGGCATTGTACATTCCACACTCTTCCAGGGGAAAATGGAAACtaa